Genomic window (Candidatus Acidulodesulfobacterium acidiphilum):
GCTTTTGAATATTTCATTGCATCAGTCGTTTAAGTTAAACGAAATTTTAATCATTTTTTTGCGATATATTTTTATTATATCATATAAAATTTAAAATTAAGCTTTATGCGTCGCCGCTGATGCCGCAACCGATATTTTGTCGTCTTCTATGTATTTGTCTTCTTGTCCGACTTCTCTTAAAGACATTTCTTTAGTCTCAGGCAAAGCAAAGGTGGTAAGTATAGCGCCTAAAATCGCAATTACAGCAAGTATCAAGAATGTTCCTTTGACTTTAAAAGCGACCATTAAGAACGGAAACAAGAGCGTACCAAGAAATGCGCCGAATTTTCCGCTTCCTGCCGAAATGCCGTCGCCTAACCCTCTTATGGGAGTCGGGAATACTTCCGACGGATAAACGAAGGTCGTTACGTTTGGTCCAAATTCGGTAAATATGTAACTCATGCCGAATACCAGCATAAACATAGCGGGGATAAGTTCATATCCGCCGAAACTCGTAAAGGAAATGATAAGATAGGCAACCGCCATACCGATAAATCCGACGGTCTGTATAAATTTCCTTCCTAATTTATCCATGCTGAATGCCGCTATCCAGTAAAACGGCGCCGCAAAAACTACAAAAACTATCGTCGATAAAGCAAGGCCTTGGATAAAACTGCCGTGAGGCATAATAGATTTCATAACGAGCGGCAAACTTATAGAATTTCCGTAAAAAGCCCAGTCCAACAAAAACCAAGAACCCGCCGTTCCGAGAAGCCTTAAATTATTAGGATAGGTAAACATATCCGTCCATTTTGTCTTTAATTTGACGCCGTTTTCGTTTTCGGATTTTTTTGGTTCGGCGGCCACTATTTTAGAACCTGTTATGTCGTTAATAGCGGCAACCGTTCCCGAAACGTCTCCTTTTGCGTCAAGACTGTAATACGGCGTCTCTTTAATCTTTCTTCTTAAGTATATTACGCTTGCGGCAGGTATAGCGCCTAAGCCGAGCAATATTCTCCATGCCGTATCGTGCGGTACTCCGAGCATTATAATAAGAATAGCCACCATAGGACCGACTACCAATCCTATTCCTTGAAGAGAAAAAACCATGGAGACTAATTTTCCCCTGTCTTTCCTGTTTGAATATTCGCTCATTATTATCGCGCTTATCGGATAGTCGCCGCCGATTCCGATACCTAAAACTATCCTCCATATTATAAGCTGGGTAATATCCTGTGAAAAAGCGGAACCTATCGCGCCTATCGTTAAGATTAAAACTTCCAAGCCGTAAATAGCTTTTCTGCCGAAAATATCCGAAACCCTTCCAAAAATATATGCTCCAAGCGCCGCAGCAATTAAAGACGAACTTCCCAGCAGCGCAATTTCCGGCGTCGTTAAGTGCCATATCGGAGTAAGCAGAGCAATAACGACCCCGATTATGAAAAGGTCGTAAGCATCCGTAAAAAAACCCATTCCGGCCGTAAACATCGTCCTGAAATGATGCCTTACAAGGTCGATGTCGTCAACCTTATTAAGCAGGTTATTCCTTAAATCTTTAGCAGATTCCATTAATAATTCCTCCTCTTAAATTAAATTGAATAAACAACCTTAATTTTATTATTAATTAAAATTCTATCAAACTAATGTTACAATTTTGTGACGTTTATGTTAAATTTTTGTAACATTTTAAATATTAAATGCATCATCGAAACCGTCAGCATATCTATCTCTGTCGGTTAAAGGGTCTATCCCCCACAGATTTTCGACGTATTTAAGAACGGAGGCGTGTTCGTGCCTTATATTTGAAACGTAACCTTTTTTGACGAACGGCGAAATAATTATACAGCCTACTCTCATTCCGAGACCGTAATAATCTACTATGGGCGGCACTACATGGTCGTAAAAGCCGCCGCATTCGTCCCAGTTTAAAAATATAGCCGATTTTGAAAATAAAGGGCTTTTTCTTAAAGCTTCAATTCTTTTTACCGTATATAACATTCCGGTTTTAACGTTTGCCGGCGGATGCTCGGAATGAGCAAAATCCGGTACGAGCCAGCTGAACTTAGGAAGCGTCCCTTTTTTTATATCCTCAAAATATTCTTCGGCGGGTCTTATTTTATTCCATAAGTTTTTATCTCTTTTGAAACTTTCAAACCATA
Coding sequences:
- a CDS encoding MFS transporter, encoding MESAKDLRNNLLNKVDDIDLVRHHFRTMFTAGMGFFTDAYDLFIIGVVIALLTPIWHLTTPEIALLGSSSLIAAALGAYIFGRVSDIFGRKAIYGLEVLILTIGAIGSAFSQDITQLIIWRIVLGIGIGGDYPISAIIMSEYSNRKDRGKLVSMVFSLQGIGLVVGPMVAILIIMLGVPHDTAWRILLGLGAIPAASVIYLRRKIKETPYYSLDAKGDVSGTVAAINDITGSKIVAAEPKKSENENGVKLKTKWTDMFTYPNNLRLLGTAGSWFLLDWAFYGNSISLPLVMKSIMPHGSFIQGLALSTIVFVVFAAPFYWIAAFSMDKLGRKFIQTVGFIGMAVAYLIISFTSFGGYELIPAMFMLVFGMSYIFTEFGPNVTTFVYPSEVFPTPIRGLGDGISAGSGKFGAFLGTLLFPFLMVAFKVKGTFLILAVIAILGAILTTFALPETKEMSLREVGQEDKYIEDDKISVAASAATHKA